From a region of the Butyrivibrio sp. AE3004 genome:
- a CDS encoding APC family permease: MDSKRMKWSTLAFIAFSTVWGFGNVLNGFVYFNGIQVIFSWILMFALYFIPYALMVGELGSAFKTSGGGVSSWILSTTGPKLAYYAGWTYWACHITYIASKSSGGLKALSWAVFRNGETYDTFPTLAVQLVTFAILLIFCWIASRGLNPLKKLTTIAGTSMFVMSILYIIMMFAAPAINPNAGYVSMDFTAKNLIPNFDVKYFTSLSILVFAVGGCEKISPYVNKVENPSKGFPKSMITLAIMVVVCAILGTISMGMMFDPAEINASAESFNAYNSNGSYWAFQKLGNYYHMGDSLLIIYAICNAIGQLSTLVLSIDAPLRMLLDNEDAREFIPTGLLKKNDKGAYVNGIKMVAVLSGSIILIQSFVPGAAAVLKQLTKLNSVCMPLRYLWVFFAYMALRKAGDKFPAEYRFVKNQTVAMLFGAWCFIVTAASCILGMYDADPFTFALNVITPLVLTGLGVILPIIAKNEKKK; the protein is encoded by the coding sequence ATGGATTCAAAACGTATGAAATGGAGCACATTGGCATTCATTGCTTTCTCCACTGTTTGGGGCTTCGGAAATGTGCTTAACGGTTTCGTTTACTTTAATGGTATTCAGGTTATTTTCAGCTGGATACTTATGTTTGCACTCTACTTTATTCCCTACGCACTCATGGTTGGCGAACTTGGTTCAGCGTTCAAGACATCAGGCGGTGGTGTAAGCTCATGGATTCTCAGTACTACAGGTCCCAAGCTTGCTTACTACGCAGGATGGACATATTGGGCATGCCACATTACTTACATTGCGTCCAAATCATCAGGCGGACTTAAGGCTCTTAGCTGGGCTGTTTTCAGAAACGGTGAGACCTATGACACATTCCCCACACTTGCTGTTCAGCTTGTAACCTTTGCAATTCTTCTTATTTTCTGCTGGATTGCATCAAGAGGTCTTAATCCTCTTAAAAAGCTCACAACAATTGCAGGAACAAGTATGTTCGTTATGTCAATTCTTTACATCATTATGATGTTTGCAGCTCCTGCCATCAATCCAAATGCAGGATATGTATCAATGGACTTTACTGCAAAAAATCTTATTCCTAACTTTGATGTTAAGTATTTCACATCACTTTCAATCCTTGTATTTGCAGTTGGCGGATGCGAAAAGATCTCTCCTTATGTAAATAAGGTAGAGAATCCCAGCAAGGGATTTCCCAAGTCAATGATCACTCTTGCTATCATGGTCGTTGTTTGTGCAATCCTTGGTACTATCTCAATGGGTATGATGTTCGATCCCGCTGAGATCAATGCATCAGCTGAGAGTTTCAACGCTTACAACTCAAACGGAAGTTACTGGGCATTCCAGAAGCTTGGTAATTACTACCACATGGGTGACAGTCTTCTTATCATCTATGCTATATGTAATGCAATAGGTCAGCTTTCTACTCTTGTACTTAGTATTGATGCTCCTCTTCGTATGCTTCTCGACAATGAAGATGCCAGAGAGTTCATCCCCACAGGTCTTCTTAAGAAGAACGACAAGGGTGCTTATGTAAACGGTATCAAGATGGTTGCTGTTCTTTCAGGTTCAATCATTCTTATCCAGTCATTTGTACCTGGCGCAGCAGCAGTCCTCAAGCAGCTCACAAAGCTCAACTCTGTCTGCATGCCTCTCCGTTACCTCTGGGTATTCTTCGCTTACATGGCTCTTCGTAAAGCCGGCGATAAATTCCCTGCTGAGTATCGCTTCGTTAAGAATCAGACTGTAGCAATGTTATTTGGTGCATGGTGCTTCATCGTGACAGCTGCCAGCTGTATCCTTGGTATGTATGATGCAGATCCTTTCACCTTTGCACTCAACGTAATAACTCCTCTTGTTCTTACAGGACTTGGTGTAATCCTTCCTATCATTGCAAAGAACGAGAAAAAAAAATAA
- a CDS encoding alpha/beta fold hydrolase gives MSIKIQTVTTNNIVMNYFRFGKEGGYPIVIIPGLSIKSVMDSADFIAAAYKIFAEEFDVYVMDRRQNLPDKYAIEDMANDTIEVIKALGLKNINIISTSQGGMISMTIALKCPELINNLVVESSSSHMNEKSLAVIGKWIELAKSGESEALMLEFADKCYTADYVNKYRDAFKKLATLVTDEDLKRFVIIAEGIFDFDISDRIQNIKNRALIIGADKDLVFGKEPSLEIAEKIGCESYIYEDYGHALYDEAPDCCERIYKFMKAGV, from the coding sequence ATGTCTATTAAAATCCAAACCGTAACAACAAATAATATCGTAATGAACTATTTCAGATTCGGAAAAGAAGGTGGCTATCCGATAGTGATAATTCCGGGACTCTCAATAAAGAGCGTTATGGATTCTGCGGATTTTATAGCTGCTGCTTACAAAATCTTTGCTGAAGAATTTGATGTCTATGTGATGGACAGAAGACAAAATCTTCCGGATAAATACGCCATAGAGGATATGGCAAATGACACTATAGAAGTAATAAAGGCACTTGGCTTGAAGAACATAAATATAATAAGTACATCCCAGGGCGGCATGATTTCTATGACGATCGCGCTTAAATGCCCGGAGCTCATAAACAACCTGGTGGTGGAGTCAAGCAGTTCCCATATGAATGAAAAGTCTTTAGCTGTAATCGGCAAATGGATCGAACTTGCCAAATCCGGGGAAAGTGAAGCACTGATGCTTGAATTTGCCGATAAATGCTATACGGCAGACTATGTAAACAAATACCGCGATGCATTTAAGAAGCTTGCAACGCTTGTAACTGATGAAGATTTAAAGAGGTTTGTTATCATCGCAGAGGGAATCTTTGATTTCGATATTTCGGACCGCATTCAAAACATCAAAAACAGAGCACTTATTATAGGGGCTGATAAAGACCTGGTTTTCGGAAAAGAGCCATCTCTTGAGATCGCTGAAAAGATAGGGTGTGAATCATATATTTATGAAGATTATGGTCATGCTTTATATGACGAGGCTCCTGATTGCTGCGAGAGGATATATAAGTTTATGAAAGCGGGGGTATGA